Genomic window (Pseudomonadota bacterium):
TGACGTGGCCATCGCGTGAGCCCCGGAGGCTGTCTCTTTCCAGGGGAACGCTACCCGCGGTGCGTCGGTCTTAACCACGCAGAGCCACTGGACGATCGAGACATGCCCCTTTCCGCGAAGACCATCCTGCTCGTAGACGATGATCGCGAATTTTCAGCGATGGTTGCCCAGTACCTGGATCAGGACGGCTTCGAGACCCATCGCGTGCACAACGGCGAGGCGGCGCTCGATTTCTTGAGTCGCAAGCCCGTGGACGCCATGGTGCTCGACATCATGATGCCGCGCCTCAGCGGTCACGAGGTGTTGCAGCGGGTGCGCAAGGAGCTGGCCTCGCCGCGCGTGCTCATGCTCACGGCCAAGGGCGATGAGGTGGATCGGGTGATCGGCCTCGAGTCCGGCGCCGACGACTACCTGGCGAAACCCTGTAGCCTGCGCGAGCTGGCGGCGCGTCTGCGGGCCATCCTGCGCCGCGACGAAGCGCCGGGGATCCCCTTCGGCGATGCCCCCAAGACCTCCATCGGTAGCCTGGAGATCGACCGGCTCCGGCGTACCGCCGC
Coding sequences:
- a CDS encoding response regulator transcription factor; the encoded protein is MPLSAKTILLVDDDREFSAMVAQYLDQDGFETHRVHNGEAALDFLSRKPVDAMVLDIMMPRLSGHEVLQRVRKELASPRVLMLTAKGDEVDRVIGLESGADDYLAKPCSLRELAARLRAILRRDEAPGIPFGDAPKTSIGSLEIDRLRRTAALDGRSLRLTDAEYMVLCCLADTVGVPVSREVLMKTALGRRYEPYDRSIDVHVANLRRKLGRSPHREPSLIRTVRGAGYMLIPQPD